The sequence TTGGCACAGGCTGCCTCTTGGTGTCCGCGTCTTCACGAACCGCACTGGACGCGGAGGGGGTTCGATAGCGTAGAATGTAAAAGAATCAATGGCCCAGGGTCTAGTTCGATGACGACGCGTGATTTCGAGCCACTGGCGGTCGCGGTGCCGCTCCGCGAGGAGCCGGAGGGAGTGTTTCGCGTTGGCAGGAGCCGTGTCCTCTTGGAACTGGTGCTCCGGGCGTTCAAGGCCGGCGCCACGCCCGAGGCCATCGTCCAGTCCTATCCGACGCCTGATTTGGTAGACGTCTACGCGGTCGCTAGCCGCTTTCTGGCGGCGCCTGCTCCGTTTGAAGATTATCTGCGCCATTGCGACGAAGCGGCGGAGGAGGTCCGGCGGAAGCTAGAAGAGGTTCAGGGTCCTCAGGGCAATCTGCGTGCGATCTTGTTAGCCCGCGCGAAAGTCATGGAGGACGAGCGTGCTCAGGCTGCTCAGTGATGAGAATTTCAATGGCGACATCCTGCGCGGCCACTTTCGCCGACGCCCTGAATTGAACGTCGCTCGCGTTCAAGACGTCGGACTCGGCGCGGCTCTTGACCCAGATGTCCTGGCAAAGGGCAGCCGTCGAAGGTCGCATTGTGCTCACGCATGACCGCAACACTTTGCCGAACTTCGCCTTCGAGCGAGTGCGGGCAGGACAGCCGATGGCTGGCGTGTTTGTTGTCAGCGATCTGATGCCTGTCGGCCAAGCCATCGACGAAATCAGGCTCGCAGTCGAGTGCATGACGCCGGATGAGTGCAAGAATCTAGTGACGTTCTTTCCGATGTAGTTGTCCGCACGCGCGAGCCAACGGCAAATTGTCTCGATATGGAGGTCGAGGAAGATCCCCTAAAATGAGAACGTGCGGCAGCGGCGGCGAGGCGTCGTCACGGCGGGGCGTGATGACTGCACTCTTCCTCCACCGCCGCTTGTAGTTCCTTGAACAATCGCGCCAAGTCTGCCGGCTGGTGGTGGGCGTTTAAGCCGCTGGGGTTCGGCAAGAGCCAGAGCGTTGCGCCGGCCAATCGTTCGGGCTGCCGGCCGAGAACGGCGCGCGGACGGCCGAATGCGGCGCGGTATGAAGTCAATCCGAGCAGGGCTACGAAACGCGGGCGATAACGCCGCACCTTGCGCTCCAGCCGCTTGGCCGCTTGCTGCAGCTCAGCCCGCGTTAGCTCATCGGCGGTCGCCGTTGCCCGGCCGACGATATTGGTGATTCCCAGGCGGTAGTCCAAGAGCCGGATTTCCTCGAACGGCGGTAGAACTCTCGGAGTGAATCCGCCCGCATGCATCGCCGGCCAAAAGCGATTGCCGGGACGGCCAAAATGATGCCCGATAGCCGCGGAGTACAGGCCCGGATTGATGCCGACGAAGAGCACCTGAAGTCCGTGGTCGATCACATCCCGAACGGTTCCCGCCCGCGCCGACTCAAGCTGGGCCCGCGTCGGCCGCCAGGGCTCTTCCGTTAGCTCGACTGGTTGTGTCTTTCCCATGGCCACGCATCGTATCAGCGCCAAGTAGGCCATTCCAATACGTTGGGGGCCACTCTAATTTGTGAGCGCGCTCATATTATCTCTTGACACGCGGCCGCTTCGGGTAATAATATGAGCGTGGTCATTATAAGTGGGGCGGAGCCGGCCCTGGAAAGTTGAACGATGCGAATCACCGCGGAAGAAAAGAGTGCGACGCGACAGCGGATTTTGCAAGCCGCAGTCGAATTGTTCCGCGCCCGCGGATTCGATGCCACCACGACCCGCGATATTGCCGGAGCGGCGGAGATCGCGACCGGGACGCTTTTCAACTACTTCGCCACCAAGGAAGCGATCGTGGGATCGCTCGCGGAGGAGGCCCTCGTTCGGGCTCGGGCCAACTTCGCGCGGCGAAACGGCGCTCGCGACCTCGAAGAAAACTTGTTCACGTTGGTCGCGTCCGAGTTGCGGCAACTTAAGCCACTGCGGAAATTTATCGCACCGCTGTTGGAGACTTCGCTCTCGCCGCTCTCGACGGCGCGGCGACCAGAAGCGGCCGAATCGTTGCGGATCGAACATTTGGAGATCGTCGTTCAATTGGCTCGCGGCGACGGCATCGCCGAGCTTTCGCCGCTGGCCATGCAGGTTTACTGGACGCTGTACATGGGAGTCCTGGCATTCTGGGCCGATGACAAATCACCCAAACAGGAAGACACGCTCGCTCTGCTCGATCAGTCGCTGGCAATGTTCGTCGCGTGGTTGAACGGCGGACAAGGTGGAAATAATTAGAACGCGTAGCGAACCCGGTCGGGACGGTCCCCTTCGCCCAGCCGGAGTTGTTAGGCGCTCTTAGGAGCGAATAGGCGCCATTCGAAAAAGGTTAGTCCCCGAAAAACTCCCTCACCCCGGCCCTCTCCGAAAGGGAGAGGGAAGAATACCATGCCCACTTCCATTTCCGAATTGATTGCCGCGCTGCCGGAAGACGTTGAGACCGCGAAACAGCCGGCGGCGGCCGGATTGCCGGCACTGGGCTCGACAGCATCGTTGCCCGCGGATGTCTCGCGAATTTCGTTCCGACCCGTTCCAATCGGCCGGTTCCGCCGACTCACCGCGCTCGGCACTCTGCAAGCCAAGATCGGGGCGGCCTATTTATTCCATTGGCTGCGAGGATGGTTCAAAAGCGCCGACGACCAGAAGCGGTTGTTGGCGGAAACGCATTGGCGGACCGCGCTGAAGCTCTTGGATTCGATGAGCTATTTGCGCGGCGCGGTGATGAAAGTCGGCCAGACGTTGGCCAACTTCCCCGACATCGCCCCGCCCGAATTCGTCGAGACCCTCGAGCAGCTCCACTTCGACG comes from Pirellulales bacterium and encodes:
- the mug gene encoding G/U mismatch-specific DNA glycosylase, which gives rise to MGKTQPVELTEEPWRPTRAQLESARAGTVRDVIDHGLQVLFVGINPGLYSAAIGHHFGRPGNRFWPAMHAGGFTPRVLPPFEEIRLLDYRLGITNIVGRATATADELTRAELQQAAKRLERKVRRYRPRFVALLGLTSYRAAFGRPRAVLGRQPERLAGATLWLLPNPSGLNAHHQPADLARLFKELQAAVEEECSHHAPP
- a CDS encoding TetR/AcrR family transcriptional regulator; translated protein: MRITAEEKSATRQRILQAAVELFRARGFDATTTRDIAGAAEIATGTLFNYFATKEAIVGSLAEEALVRARANFARRNGARDLEENLFTLVASELRQLKPLRKFIAPLLETSLSPLSTARRPEAAESLRIEHLEIVVQLARGDGIAELSPLAMQVYWTLYMGVLAFWADDKSPKQEDTLALLDQSLAMFVAWLNGGQGGNN